In Cellulomonas sp. JZ18, the DNA window CGCGCAGGGCACGCGCGAGGGCCTTGAACTGCGCCTCGACGATGTGGTGCGGGTCGCGGCCGGCGAGCACGCGCACGTGCACCGTGAACGCGGCGTGGTGCGCGATCGACTCCAGCACGTGGGCCGTCAGGGACCCGGTGAAGTGCCCCCGATCAGGTGGTACTCCTGCCCCGGGGGCTCGCCGGTGTGTACGAGGTAGGGACGCCCGGACACGTCGACGACCGCGTGCGCGAGCGCCTCGTCGAGCGGCACGGTGGCGTCGCCGTAGCGGGCGATGCCGCGCTTGTCGCCCAGCGCCTGACGCAGCGCCTGCCCGAGGACGATCGCCGTGTCCTCGACCGTGTGGTGCACGTCGATGTGCGTGTCGCCCTTCGCGTGCACCGTGAGGTCGATGAGCGAGTGCTTGCCCAGGGCGGTGAGCATGTGGTCGTAGAACGGCACGCTCGTGTCGATCTCGGTGCGCCCCGTGCCGTCGAGGTCCACCTCGACGACGACCGTGGACTCGCTCGTCGACCGCTCGACGCGGGCCGTGCGCCGGGCCACCGGCGCGTCCTGCTGCGGGCTCATCGTCCCGTCACCTCCACCAGGGCGTCGCGGAACGCCGCCGTCTCCGCCGGGGTGCCGACCGACACCCGCAGCCATCCCTCCGGACCGGTCACGCGCACGAGCACGCCCCGGTCGAGCAGACCCTGCCAGACCGCCTGGCGGTCGTCGAACGTGCCGAAGAGCACGAAGTTCGCGTCGGAGTCGCACGCGGTGAACCCGCGTGCGCGCAGCCACGCGACGAGGTCGTCGCGCTCCTCGCGCAGCGAGCCGACCTGCGCCATGAGCTCGGGCGCGTGCGCGAGCGCGGCCCGTGCCACGGCCTGCGTGACCGCCGACAGGTGGTACGGCAGGCGCACGACGCGCAGGCAGTCGACGAGCCGGGGGCTCGCGGCCAGGTAGCCGACGCGCGCCCCGGCGAGCCCGAACGCCTTCGACATGGTGCGGCTGACCGCGAGGTGCGGGTGGTCGGCGAGCAGCTCGAGCGCCGAGGGCGTGCCCGCGCGACGGAACTCGCCGTAGGCCTCGTCGACGACCACGACGCAGCCGCCGGGCACCTGGGCGGCCGCGTCGAGCACGACCCGGACCGTGTCGGCCGGCAGCGCCGTGCCCGTGGGGTTGTTCGGGCTGGCCAGCAGCACGACGCTCGGCGCGTGCTCGGCGATCGCCGCGCGCGCGTGCCCGGGGTCGATCGTGAAGTCCTCGGCGCGCCGGCCGACGACCCACGCGGTCGACGTGTCGCGCGCGTACTCCGGGTACATCGAGTACGTCGGCGCGAACGACAGCGCCGTGCGGCCGGGCCCGCCGAACGCCTGCAGGACGTGCAGCATGATCTCGTTCGACCCGTTCGCCGCCCACAGCTGGGCCGGGTCCAGGCGCACACCGGACTCCGTCGCCAGGTAGTCGGCCAGGTCGGTGCGCAGCGCGAGGAAGTCGCGGTCCGGGTAGCGGTTGAGCCCGCGCGCGGCCTCCGCGACGGCGGCGGCCACGTCGGCCACGACCTGCTCGGAGGGCGCGTACGGGTTCTCGTTGACGTTGAGCAGGACCGGCACGTCGAGCTGCGGCGCGCCGTACGGCTCGATGCCGGCGAGCTCGGGCCGCAGCGGCAGGGCCGCCGCGGGGCGGTCGGGGGCGGAGGTCACGGTCCCCGAGTCTATTGACCCCGCGACGACGTCCCGTGCACCCGCCCGCGCCGGGCCGCTGTCGGACGCGCGGCCTACGCTGCCGGTCGTGCCCGACTCCGCCGTGCCCGCCCCGCCCGACTCCCCGTCCGGCTCCCCCGTCGACCGCGCGGCGTTGCGCGCCCGGGCCGAGGAGGTGCTGCGACGGCTCGTCGGCCGCGAGGACGCGCGCCTGCACGAGGACCAGTGGCAGGCGATCGAGGCGCTCGTGGCCGACCACCGGCGTGTCCTCGTGGTGCAGCGCACCGGGTGGGGCAAGTCCGCCGTGTACTTCGTCGCCACCGCGCTGCTGCGCGCGGGGGCGGGCGGCGCGCGCCGCGGACCGACCGTGATCGTCTCGCCGCTGCTGGCGCTCATGCGCAACCAGGTGGAGTCCGCACGACGGGCGGGGATCGCGGCCGAGACCCTCAACTCGGCGAACGTGCAGGAGTGGGCGGACGTGCACGCGCGTGTCGCCGCCGGCGAGGTGGACGTCCTGCTCGTCTCCCCGGAGCGGCTGAACAACCCGGGCTTCCGGGACGAGGTGCTGCCCCGGCTCGCCCAGGACGCCGGGCTCGTCGTGGTCGACGAGGCGCACTGCATCTCGGACTGGGGCCACGACTTCCGCCCCGACTACCGGCGCATCCGCACCCTGCTCGGTGACCTGCCCGCCGGCGTGCCGGTCCTCGCGACGACCGCGACCGCGAACGCCCGCGTGACCGCGGACGTGGCCGAGCAGCTCGGCGGGGACGACGCGGTGGCACCGCTGGTCCTGCGCGGCTCGCTCGACCGGCCGTCCCTGCGCCTGCAGGTCACGCAGCTGCCCGACGTCGCGACGCGGCTGGCGTGGCTCGCCGCGACGCTGCCCGCGCTCGAGGGCTCCGGCATCGTCTACTGCCTCACGATCGCCGCCGCCGAGCAGGTCACCGAGCACCTGCGCGCGGCCGGGCTGGACGTGCGCACCTACACCGGGCAGACCGACCCGGGCGAGCGCGAGGCCGCGGAGGCCGACCTCCTGGCCAACCGCGTCAAGGCGCTGGTGGCGACGTCGGCGCTCGGCATGGGCTTCGACAAGCCCGACCTCGCCTTCGTCGTGCACGTGGGCGCGCCGTCCTCGCCGATCGCGTACTACCAGCAGGTCGGGCGTGCGGGGCGCGCCACCGCGCGGGCCGACGTCGTGCTGCTGCCCGGTCAGGACGACCGCGCCATCTGGGAGTGGTTCGCCTCGACGGCCTTCCCGCCCGAGCAGGAGGTCCGCGCCACGCTCGCGGCCCTCGACGCGCACGGCACGCTCTCCACGGCGAACCTCGAGACGTTCGTGAGCCTGCGCCGCACGCGGCTCGAGGGGATGCTCAAGGTCCTCGACGTGGACGGCGCCGTGCGCCGCGTGCGGGGCGGCTGGGAGTCGACGGGCGAGCCGTGGTCGTACGACGCGGAGCGGTACGCGCGCGTGACGGCGGCCCGCCGCGCCGAGCAGGCCACGATGCTCGAGTACCTGAGCACGGACGCGTGCCGCATGGCCTACCTGCGGGCGGCGCTCGACGACCCCGCGCTCGAGGACGGGTGGCGCTGCGGGCGCTGCGACACCTGCACGGGCACGACGGTCGGCGCGGTGCCCGACCAGGACGCCGTGGCGTCGGCGCGGTCGCTGCTGGCCGTCCCCGGTGAGCCCGTGTCCGCCCGGCGCCAGTGGCCGACCGGTCTGGCGTCCCTCGGGCTCGACCTGCGGGGACGGCTGCCCGCCAAGGAGCAGGTCGCGGAGGGGCGGGCGGTCGGTCGCCTCGACGGGCTCGGGTGGGGCGGTCCGCTGCGCGCCGCGCTGCTCGACGACGTTCCCGCCGAGCTGCCGACCACCCTGCGCGGCGCGGTCCGCGAGGTCCTCGAGGCGTGGCGGCCGCAGGTGGACGTGGTCGTCGCCGTCGGGTCGGCGAGCCGCGGTGCGCTCGTCGCGCACCTGGCCGCCGGCACCGCACGCCTGCTCGGCGTCCCCGCGGCGGGGTCCCTGACGGCTCTCGGCGCGCCGCCGCGGCACGACGTGAACTCGGCCCAACGGCTCGCCGACGTCGTACGGCACCTGGCCCTGCCCGACGACGTGGCCGCCGCCGTGGCGGGCCGACGCGTGCTGCTCGTCGACGACCGGACCGACACCGGCTGGACGCTCACGGTCGCCGGGCGGCTGCTGCGCCGCGCCGGCGCGAGCGAGGTCCTGCCGTTCGTGCTCGGCGTCGGCTGACGCCACGGCCTCCACCCACGCCGGCCGCCCCCACACCAGCCGCCCGGGCGCCGTCGGCGCCCGGCGCACGGGCGCGGCGTCGCGGCCGGCGTCGTCAGAACCGGGCGCGGACCGCCTCGCCGTGCGCGGGAAGACCCTCGGCGTCCGCGAGCGCCACGACCCGGTCGGCCACCTGTGCGAGCGCGTCGGCGTCGTACTCGACGACCTGCACGGCCCGCACGAACGAGTGCACGCCGAGGCCGCTCGCGAAGTGCGCGCACCCCCCGGTCGGCAGCACGTGGTTGGACCCGGCCATGTAGTCACCGAGCGACACCGGCGACCAGGGCCCGACGAAGATCGCGCCGGCGCTCGTGACCCGGTCCGCCCACGTCGCGGCGTCCACGGTCTGGATCTCGAGGTGCTCGGCACCGTAGGCGTTCACCACGTCGAGCCCCGCCTCGAGGTCGTCCACCAGGACGATCGCCGACTGGGAGCCGTTCAGGGCGGTGAGCACGCGGTCGCGGTTCATCGTGGCCTCGGCGAGGTCGACGAGCTTGGCCTGGACAGCGCCGGCCAGCTCGACCGACGGGGTGACGAGCACGGCCGCCGCCAGCGGGTCGTGCTCGGCCTGCGACACGAGGTCGGCGGCGACGTGCACGGGATCGGCGGTGCCGTCCGCGAGGATCGCGATCTCGGTCGGCCCGGCCTCGGCGTCGATGCCGACGAGCCCGCGGACCAGCCGCTTCGCCGCGGCGACGTACACGTTGCCCGGGCCGGTGATGACGTCCACCGGCTCGCAGAGCGTCTCGCCGTCGACCTCGTCGCTGCCGGCCGCGCCGTACGCGAGCATGGCGACGGCCTGCGCACCGCCGACCGCGTAGACCTCGTCCACGCCGAGCAGCGCGCACGTGCCGAGCACCACCGGGTCGGGCAGCCCGTCCCGGTCCTTCTGCGGCGGCGAGACGACGACCAGCGAGCCGACGCCGGCCTCCTGCGCGGCGACGACGTTCATCACCACGGACGACGGGTAGACCGCGAGCCCGCCGGGGACGTAGAGGCCGACCCGACGCACGGGCAGCCACCGCTGCCGCACCCGCGCACCGGGTGCGACGTCGACCGTGAAGTCCTGCGGCCGCTGGGCCGCGTGCACCTGCCGCACCCGGCGGACCGTCTCCTCCAGCGCCGCCCGGACCCGCGGGTCGAGCGCGGCGAGCGCCTGCGCGAGCGCCGCCGCCGGGACCCGCACGTGCTCGGGACGGATGCCGTCGAACCGCTCGGACAGGTCGCGCAGCGCACGGGCACCGTCGGTGCGCACCTGCTCGAGGATCGGCGCGACCGCGGCGGCCGCGTGCTCGACGTCGAGCTCCGCACGCGGCAGCTCGGCGAGCAGCTCACGACGGGACGGACGGCGGCCACGCAGGTCGATGCGGGAGATCACGTGCCGAGTCTAGGCGGGCGCCGCCGCCGCGACCGTGACGTCCACGGGCGGTAGCGGCCACCGGTCCCTGTGCGGCCCGGGGTGCGCGATCATGGGGCGCATGGACGAGGTGCACGTGCGCGACGACGTCATCCGGCTCGGTCAGCTGCTGAAGCTGGCCGGCGTCGCGGACTCCGGCGCGGAGGCGCGCGCGCTCCTCGAGGACGACGCCGTCCGCGTGGACGGCGAGCCGGAGAACCGCCGGGGCCGGCAGGTGACCCGCGGCGCCGTCGTCGAGGTCGACCTGCCGACCGGGGTCGTCTCCTTCACGGTCGTGTGAGGCGGACGGCGCGCGGCGCCGGCCGCCTCACACGGAGAGCCGTCCCGGTTACGCGGAGAGGCAGCTCGGTCCGAGCAGCGCCTTCAGGTCGCCGTACAGCGACGGCGAGCGCTCGACGCGCAGGCCGTCGTCGAGCCGCATGACCGTCACCTTGCCCGGGTTCGTCAGGCGCAGGTGCACCTCGGTGACGCCCGGGTGCGTGCAGAGCACCTCACGCAGGCGCTCGACCACCGGCGGCGTGCAGCGCGACTCGGCGAGCGACACGACGACCGGGGCGTCCGCCGCCTGCGAGACGTCCGGGATCGAGACCTCCATGGCCTGCAGCTGCATCGTCTCGTCGCGCCGGCGGACGCGGCCGCGCACGACGAGCACGGCGTCCTCGGCCAGCACCGTCGAGTACGCGAGGTAGGTCTCGCCGAAGAACATGATCTCGACGGACCCCTCCATGTCCTCCAGCGTCACGGCGGCCCACGGGTTGCCCTGCTTCGACATCTTGCGCTGCAGACCGGTCACGAGGCCTGCGACCACCACGGTCGAGCCGTCGGGACGCGCCTCGTCCGCGTTGAGCGTCGCGATGGAGACGTCCGCGGCGGCGGCGAGCACGTGCTCGATGCCCGACAGCGGGTGGTCGGACACGTACAGCCCGAGCATCTCCCGCTCGAACGCCAGGCGCTGCTTCTTCTCCCAGTCCGGCAGGTCGGGGATCGTGACGCTGACGCCCCCGCCGTCGCCGGGACCGCCCAGGTCCGCGAACAGGTCGAACTGGCCCTCCGCCTCCCGGCGCTTGACGCTGATGACCGAGTCCACGGCCTGCTCGTGCACCAGCAGCAGCGCACGCCGCGCGTGCCCGAGGGAGTCGAACGCACCGGCCTTGATGAGCGACTCGATGGTCCGCTTGTTGCAGACCACCGCGGGCACCTTGTCGAGGAAGTCCGTGAAGGACGTGAACGCGCCCTTCTCCTCGCGCGCGGCGACGATCGCGTCGACAACGTTGGCGCCGACGTTGCGCACCGCGGTGAGGCCGAACCGGATGTCCTTGCCGACGGCGGTGAAGTTCGCGGACGAGGAGTTCACGTCCGGCGGCAGGACCGTGATGCCCATGCGCCGGCACTCGTTGAGGTAGAGCGCCGACTTGTCCTTGTCGTCGCGCACGCTCGTGAGCAGCGCGGCCATGTACTCGGTCGGGTAGTTCGCCTTGAGGTAGGCGGTCCAGTAGGACACGACGCCGTACGCGGCCGAGTGCGCCTTGTTGAACGCGTAGTCCGAGAACGGCAGCAGGATGTCCCACAGCGTCTGGACGGCCTCCATCGAGAAGCCGCGCTCGCGCATGCCGGCCGAGAAGCCCTCGAACTGCTTGTCGAGCTCGGCCTTCTTCTTCTTGCCCATCGCGCGGCGCAGGATGTCGGCCTGTCCGAGCGAGTACCCGGCGACGCGCTGGGCGATCGCCATGACCTGCTCCTGGTAGACGATCAGGCCGTAGGTCGTGCCGAGGATGTCCGCCAGGGGCTCCTCGAGCTCCGGGTGGATGGGCGTCACCGGCTGCTGGCCGTTCTTGCGCAGCGCGTAGTTCGTGTGCGAGTTCGCACCCATCGGGCCGGGGCGGTAGAGCGCGCCGACGGCGGAGATGTCCTCGAAGTTGTCGGGCCGCATGAGGCGCAGCAGGGTCCGCATGCCGCCGCCGTCGAGCTGGAACACGCCCAGGGTGTCGCCGCGTCCGAGCAGCTCGTACGTGGCCCGGTCGGTCAGCTCGAGCTTCTCGAGCTCGACCGGCTCCTTGCCGTTCATCACGATGTTCTCGAGCGCGTCGTCGAGGATCGTGAGGTTGCGCAGCCCGAGGAAGTCCATCTTGATCAGGCCGAGGCCCTCGGACGTCGGGTAGTCGAACTGCGTGATCACGGCGCCGTCCTGCGGGCGGCGCATGATCGGGATGATGTCGATGAGCGGCTCGCTCGACATGATGACGCCCGCCGCGTGCACGCCCCACTGGCGCTTCAGCCCCTCGATGCCCTTGGCGAGCTCGACGACGCGCTGCGCGTCGGGGTCGGCCGCGTGCAGCTGCCGGAACTCCTCGGCCTCGTGGTACCGCTTGTCCGACGGGTCGAAGATGCCGGTGAGGCTGATGTCCTTGCCCATGATCGCGGGCGGCATCGCCTTCGTGAGCTTCTCCCCCATCGCGAACGGCATGCCGAGCAGCCGCGCGGAGTCCTTGAGGGCCTGCTTGGCCTTGATGGTGCCGTACGTGACGATCTGCGCGACGCGGTCCTCGCCGTACTTCTCCGTCACGTACCGGATGACCTCGCCGCGCCGGCGCTCGTCGAAGTCGACGTCGAAGTCGGGCATGGAGACGCGGTCGGGGTTGAGGAACCGCTCGAAGATCAGGCCGTGCCGCAGCGGGTCGAGGTCGGTGATCTTCATGGCGTAGGCGGCCATCGAGCCGGCACCGGAGCCACGGCCGGGCCCCACCCGGATGCCGTTGTCCTTGGCCCAGTTGATGAAGTCGGCGACCACGAGGAAGTACCCCGGGAAGCCCATCTGCGTGATGACCTGGGTCTCGTACTCCGCCTGCTTGCGCACCTCGTCCGGGATGCCGGCCGGGTACCGCTGGTGCAGCCCCTTCTCGACCTCCTTGACGAACCAGCTGGTCTCGTCCTCGCCGGGCGGGCAGGGGTAGTTCGGCATGTAGTTCGCCGAGGTGTTGAAGGACACCTCGCACTGCTCCGCGATCCGCAGCGTGTTGTCGCACGCCTCGGGCAGCTCGGCCCAGATCCGGCGCATCTCCTCGGCGGACTTCACGTAGTAGCCGTCGCCGTCGAACTTGAAGCGGTCCGGGTCGGACAGCGTCGAGCCGGAGTTGATCGCCAGCAGCGCCTCCTGCGACGCGCTGTCCTCGCGCTTGACGTAGTGCAGGTCGTTCGTCGCGACGAGCGGTGCGCCGAGGTGCTCCGACAGGCGCAGCAGGTCCTTGAGGACACGGGTCTCGATCTCGATCCCGTGGTCCATCAGCTCGATGTAGAAGAACTCCTTGCCGAAGATGTCCTGCAGCTCGCCGGCCGCGCGGACCGCCTCGTCCCACTGGCCCAGCCGCAGCCGCGTCTGGATCTCCCCGGACGGGCACCCCGAGGTCGCGATCAGGCCCTTTCCGTAGCGCTGCAGCAGGTCGCGGTCCATGCGGGGCCACTTGCCCATCTGCCCCTCGAGCGACGCCAGCGAGCTCGCGCGGAACAGGTTGTGCAGGCCCTCGTTGTTCCGGGCCAGGAGCGTCATGTGCGTGTACGCGCCGCGGGCGGACACGTCGTCGGCTTCCTGGCCCTGCCCGCCGAACCGCACGCGCGTCTGGTCGAACCGGCTCGTGCCGGGCGTGACGTAGGCCTCGACGCCGATGATCGGCTTGATGCCGGCCGCCGTGCCCTTCGCCCAGAAGTCGTACGCGCCGAACAGGTACCCGTGGTCGGTCGTCGCGATGGCCGTCTGGCCCAGGCGCTGCACCTCGGCGAACAGGTCGGGCAGACGGGCCGCGCCGTCGAGCATCGAGTACTCGGTGTGCACGTGGAGGTGGACGAAGTCGGAGCCTCCAGCAGATGCCATGCGGGCGATCCTACGTGCCTCCACCGACACCTCCGAGACCCCCGCGACCCGTGTCCGGCGACACGCCGGAGGGGCCCGTGAGCCTGCTCACCCGTAGGCCGCGCGCAGCCTCTCCAGCCCCACGACGAGGTCCTCCGGGTAGTCGCTGCCGACCTCGAGCCACTGCCCCGTGCCGGGGTGCTCGAAGCCGAGGCGCACCGCGTGCAGCCACTGCCGCTGCACGCCCAGACGCGCCGCCAGCGACGGGTCCGCGCCGTACGTGAGGTCGCCCACGAGCGCGTGGCGCAGCGCCGCCATGTGCACCCGGATCTGGTGCGTGCGCCCGGTCTCCAGGTGCACCTCGACGAGCGAGGCACCCGGCAGCATCTCCAGCACCTCGTAGTGCGTCACCGACGGCTTGCCGTCCGCCACCACGGCGAACTTCCAGTCCGACGACGGGTGCCGCCCGATGGGCGCGTCGATCGTCCCGGTCGTCGGGGCCGGGTGCCCCTGGACGAGCGCGTGGTAGACCTTCTCGACCGTGCGCTCCTTGAACGCGCGCTTGAGCACGGTGTAGGCGTGCTCGCTCTTGGCGACGACCATGAGCCCGGTCGTGTTCGCGTCCAGGCGGTGCACGACCCCCTGCCGCTCCGCCGCACCCGACGTCGAGATCCGGTAGCCGGCCGCTGCGAGCGCGCCGACGACGGTGGGCCCCGTCCAGCCGGGCGACGGGTGCGCCGCCACGCCGACCGGCTTGTCGACGACGACGAGGTCGTCGTCGTCGTGCACGATCCGCATGCCCGGCACGGGCTCCGGGACGACGACGGGGGCCGGTGGCGCGGTCGGCGTCAGGTCGACCTCCAGCCACGCCCCGGCCGTCAGCCGGTCGGACTTGCCCACCTCGCGGCCGTCGACGCGCACCGACCCGTCGGCGGCGAGCTCGGCGGCGCGGGTGCGCGAGAGCCCGAGCAGCCGCGCCAGCGCCGCGTCGACGCGCTCGCCGGCGAGCCCGTCCGGGACCGGCAGCGCACGCTGGTCGCTCACGCCGCACCACCGTCGTGCGCCCGCTGCGCCCCGTCCGCGGCGTCGCCGTCGGCGACCG includes these proteins:
- the dnaE gene encoding DNA polymerase III subunit alpha produces the protein MASAGGSDFVHLHVHTEYSMLDGAARLPDLFAEVQRLGQTAIATTDHGYLFGAYDFWAKGTAAGIKPIIGVEAYVTPGTSRFDQTRVRFGGQGQEADDVSARGAYTHMTLLARNNEGLHNLFRASSLASLEGQMGKWPRMDRDLLQRYGKGLIATSGCPSGEIQTRLRLGQWDEAVRAAGELQDIFGKEFFYIELMDHGIEIETRVLKDLLRLSEHLGAPLVATNDLHYVKREDSASQEALLAINSGSTLSDPDRFKFDGDGYYVKSAEEMRRIWAELPEACDNTLRIAEQCEVSFNTSANYMPNYPCPPGEDETSWFVKEVEKGLHQRYPAGIPDEVRKQAEYETQVITQMGFPGYFLVVADFINWAKDNGIRVGPGRGSGAGSMAAYAMKITDLDPLRHGLIFERFLNPDRVSMPDFDVDFDERRRGEVIRYVTEKYGEDRVAQIVTYGTIKAKQALKDSARLLGMPFAMGEKLTKAMPPAIMGKDISLTGIFDPSDKRYHEAEEFRQLHAADPDAQRVVELAKGIEGLKRQWGVHAAGVIMSSEPLIDIIPIMRRPQDGAVITQFDYPTSEGLGLIKMDFLGLRNLTILDDALENIVMNGKEPVELEKLELTDRATYELLGRGDTLGVFQLDGGGMRTLLRLMRPDNFEDISAVGALYRPGPMGANSHTNYALRKNGQQPVTPIHPELEEPLADILGTTYGLIVYQEQVMAIAQRVAGYSLGQADILRRAMGKKKKAELDKQFEGFSAGMRERGFSMEAVQTLWDILLPFSDYAFNKAHSAAYGVVSYWTAYLKANYPTEYMAALLTSVRDDKDKSALYLNECRRMGITVLPPDVNSSSANFTAVGKDIRFGLTAVRNVGANVVDAIVAAREEKGAFTSFTDFLDKVPAVVCNKRTIESLIKAGAFDSLGHARRALLLVHEQAVDSVISVKRREAEGQFDLFADLGGPGDGGGVSVTIPDLPDWEKKQRLAFEREMLGLYVSDHPLSGIEHVLAAAADVSIATLNADEARPDGSTVVVAGLVTGLQRKMSKQGNPWAAVTLEDMEGSVEIMFFGETYLAYSTVLAEDAVLVVRGRVRRRDETMQLQAMEVSIPDVSQAADAPVVVSLAESRCTPPVVERLREVLCTHPGVTEVHLRLTNPGKVTVMRLDDGLRVERSPSLYGDLKALLGPSCLSA
- a CDS encoding RecQ family ATP-dependent DNA helicase — encoded protein: MPDSAVPAPPDSPSGSPVDRAALRARAEEVLRRLVGREDARLHEDQWQAIEALVADHRRVLVVQRTGWGKSAVYFVATALLRAGAGGARRGPTVIVSPLLALMRNQVESARRAGIAAETLNSANVQEWADVHARVAAGEVDVLLVSPERLNNPGFRDEVLPRLAQDAGLVVVDEAHCISDWGHDFRPDYRRIRTLLGDLPAGVPVLATTATANARVTADVAEQLGGDDAVAPLVLRGSLDRPSLRLQVTQLPDVATRLAWLAATLPALEGSGIVYCLTIAAAEQVTEHLRAAGLDVRTYTGQTDPGEREAAEADLLANRVKALVATSALGMGFDKPDLAFVVHVGAPSSPIAYYQQVGRAGRATARADVVLLPGQDDRAIWEWFASTAFPPEQEVRATLAALDAHGTLSTANLETFVSLRRTRLEGMLKVLDVDGAVRRVRGGWESTGEPWSYDAERYARVTAARRAEQATMLEYLSTDACRMAYLRAALDDPALEDGWRCGRCDTCTGTTVGAVPDQDAVASARSLLAVPGEPVSARRQWPTGLASLGLDLRGRLPAKEQVAEGRAVGRLDGLGWGGPLRAALLDDVPAELPTTLRGAVREVLEAWRPQVDVVVAVGSASRGALVAHLAAGTARLLGVPAAGSLTALGAPPRHDVNSAQRLADVVRHLALPDDVAAAVAGRRVLLVDDRTDTGWTLTVAGRLLRRAGASEVLPFVLGVG
- the hisD gene encoding histidinol dehydrogenase, whose protein sequence is MISRIDLRGRRPSRRELLAELPRAELDVEHAAAAVAPILEQVRTDGARALRDLSERFDGIRPEHVRVPAAALAQALAALDPRVRAALEETVRRVRQVHAAQRPQDFTVDVAPGARVRQRWLPVRRVGLYVPGGLAVYPSSVVMNVVAAQEAGVGSLVVVSPPQKDRDGLPDPVVLGTCALLGVDEVYAVGGAQAVAMLAYGAAGSDEVDGETLCEPVDVITGPGNVYVAAAKRLVRGLVGIDAEAGPTEIAILADGTADPVHVAADLVSQAEHDPLAAAVLVTPSVELAGAVQAKLVDLAEATMNRDRVLTALNGSQSAIVLVDDLEAGLDVVNAYGAEHLEIQTVDAATWADRVTSAGAIFVGPWSPVSLGDYMAGSNHVLPTGGCAHFASGLGVHSFVRAVQVVEYDADALAQVADRVVALADAEGLPAHGEAVRARF
- a CDS encoding RluA family pseudouridine synthase, with translation MSDQRALPVPDGLAGERVDAALARLLGLSRTRAAELAADGSVRVDGREVGKSDRLTAGAWLEVDLTPTAPPAPVVVPEPVPGMRIVHDDDDLVVVDKPVGVAAHPSPGWTGPTVVGALAAAGYRISTSGAAERQGVVHRLDANTTGLMVVAKSEHAYTVLKRAFKERTVEKVYHALVQGHPAPTTGTIDAPIGRHPSSDWKFAVVADGKPSVTHYEVLEMLPGASLVEVHLETGRTHQIRVHMAALRHALVGDLTYGADPSLAARLGVQRQWLHAVRLGFEHPGTGQWLEVGSDYPEDLVVGLERLRAAYG
- a CDS encoding RNA-binding S4 domain-containing protein; this translates as MDEVHVRDDVIRLGQLLKLAGVADSGAEARALLEDDAVRVDGEPENRRGRQVTRGAVVEVDLPTGVVSFTVV
- a CDS encoding histidinol-phosphate transaminase, producing MTSAPDRPAAALPLRPELAGIEPYGAPQLDVPVLLNVNENPYAPSEQVVADVAAAVAEAARGLNRYPDRDFLALRTDLADYLATESGVRLDPAQLWAANGSNEIMLHVLQAFGGPGRTALSFAPTYSMYPEYARDTSTAWVVGRRAEDFTIDPGHARAAIAEHAPSVVLLASPNNPTGTALPADTVRVVLDAAAQVPGGCVVVVDEAYGEFRRAGTPSALELLADHPHLAVSRTMSKAFGLAGARVGYLAASPRLVDCLRVVRLPYHLSAVTQAVARAALAHAPELMAQVGSLREERDDLVAWLRARGFTACDSDANFVLFGTFDDRQAVWQGLLDRGVLVRVTGPEGWLRVSVGTPAETAAFRDALVEVTGR